Sequence from the Thermodesulfobacteriota bacterium genome:
ATTTTTCAGGGCGGACTAATTAAAGGAAACTCTATGTATAAAGATAAAAAAATCGGCGTTGTCGTTCCTGCATATAACGAAGAGTTAATGATTAAGAAGGCACTCTTGTCCATCCCGGAACTTGTGGACATAGTTATAGTTGTGGATGATTGCAGCTTAGACCGAACGTCTGAGCTCGTGGAAGAATGTCAAAAAACATATGGCAGGATTATATTTATTCAGCATGACAAAAATCAGGGGGTTGGGGGAACTATTGTAACAGGGTATAAAAGGGCTATAGAGAAAGGGATTGACGTGGTGGTGGTAATGGCAGGGGATGGTCAGATGGACCCTCATGACCTGATCAGAGTGATAGAGCCAGTAGCAAATGGTGAAGTTGATTATGCCAAAGGGAATAGACTATTCAGAGGAGAATCCTGGGAATTAATCCCTCACTACAGGTATATAGGGAATTCTTTTTTATCGCTATTGACCAAGATTGCATCAGGATACTGGCATATCGCCGACTCTCAATGCGGTTATACAGCGGTCTCTCTCACGGCTTTAAAAAGGATAAACCTGGACTCAATATACAAACGATATGGTATGCCTAACGATATGTTGGTCAAATTGAACATACACGATTTCAAAGTAAGGGATATCTCAGTAAAACCGGTTTATAACCAGGGAGAAAAATCAAACATTAAACTGTGGAGAGTTATCCCCACTATATCCTGGTTATTGACAAAGGGGTTCTTCAGGAGGATTTTTGAAAAATACGTTATAAGAGATTTTCATCCCCTTGTATTCTTTTATCTATTTGGAATTCTGTTCTTTCTAGTCGGTTCTGGTTTAGGTATATTTACTCTGATTATCGACCAACTGAAGCTTTTTGAGATAGGATACGGCTGGATGATTCTGGGGGGTATGCTGTTTATGTCCGGGATACAACTCATCCTCTTTGCTATGTGGTTTGATATGGACAACAACAAAGACCTAAAAGGGTAGAAATTCACATGGAACAGGTAAAATTGTGGTACATGCCGCACAATTTATATAAGATATTTTTTATTATAGTCATTTTCTGGATATTCTCATGGAGTATTAATGGAATCCGGTTTTCCTATGATTCATGGAGCCATCTGTCCATTGGAAGGTATATCATTGACAATCTAACCATACCGAAAACCTTTGTTTTTTCTTACTCCCTCCCACAGAAGGAATGGATAGACTATGAATGGCTTTTTCAGGTTATATTCTATCAGGTATTCCGCATTTTTTCCTATAAGGGTGCTCTTGTCTTTGGGGCTTTGCTTATTACAGCAACTTTTCTTCTTGTATGTCTACATCGTTCGTTTAGGGGGAAAACTTCGGGGAAAAACTTCGAAGATTGGTATGATTTACAGGATTACCTTAACAAAAGGGTTATCATCCATTTTATGGTTATCATGGTAGCCTTTCTGGTTATTGAATCCAGATTAACCCTTCGTCCCCACCTCTTTGAATATCTATTTCTGGCATCATTTCTCATTATCCTGTTCAAGTACAATGCCAGTAAAAAGAGTTTCATAATGCTCCCCCTCATTCAGATTCTCTGGATCAATATACATGGGAGCGCTATTTTAGGACCCTCGATAATTCTAGCCTACTTAACAGGGAAAACGATAGATAATTCTATTGCTGCCGATCAAGAAGGCAGGGGTTGGAATAACTTGGGGGGCTTATTTATGCTCTTTCTATTGGTCTCGATATCGACAATTGTTAACCCATATACGTACAAAATTTTTCAGGTTCCTTACGAATCGGTGGTCTTCTATTTAAAGAATCCGGATATTCAACCTCTATTTGCGGAAAGGCAAAACATATTTGTTACCAGTTCTTTTATTGAGATACTCCCTTGCATAATCCTGCTCTTTGTGAGCGGGTACTCCTTTCTAACGCTGAGGAAAGAACAGAGGCTTTCGGATTTGTTGGTCTACTTTCTTTTTGTCTCACTCCTGTTAGGGGGAAAAAGATTTATGGGAGAGTTCGTCATAGCAAGCTCATTTTTTTCTCTTGAAAATATGAAACGATATGAAGACAAAAAAGCTGCTGAGAAAACCGGAAGAGCACTTTCCAAATCTCCTGTGACAAGCGTTATAAAACTGCTTCCATCTGTCCTCTTTTTTTCCCTGCTCTTTGTCCCAAATATTCATTCAGAATGGAATATGAAAAGCGACCGGTTTCCTCTCCCGGTAAAGGCAGAGGAGTTTATAGAACAGACAAACCTGAAGGGGAATTTGTTAAACTCATTAGAAATAGGGGGTTACCTGATATGGAGAACCTTCCCTGAAAGGCAGGTCTTCTACTGCGACGCTCAGGGCTTCTCTGACCTTTTACCTGCATTTATCAGGGCACATATCGATCCCAGTTCATTGAATGCTTTGGAGCAAAGATATGGTTTTAACTATGCCCTGGTAGCCATTAAGGATCGCTTCGATAAGTATCTCAGTGAAGAGAAAGGCTGGTACCTCGTTTACTGGGACAATAGTTTTTTGCTTTACGTTAAAAAAGATGGCATAAATGATGGTGTTATTAAAAAGTTTGGGTATAATTGGATCAGACCAAAACCAAATCTTTCATACCTTGACGGCTATTTAAAAACCCCTGATAGGCTATCTATGGTGATAAAGGAATTCCAAAGGGCACTGATCTTTAATCCTGATTTTAAGGAAGGATACTCTTCACTGGGTTATATCTATCTGAAGTTGGGAGACCTGGAACCGTCTCTTAAAAACTATCTCTCTTTGCTTTCTATTGACCCTCAAAATATTTCGGCACTGACCAATATCGGAGTGATAAAAGCCAGGCAGGGGAGGTTAAAGGAAGCTATTGAATACTGGAAAAAGGCTATTGAAATAGACAGCAAAAATGTCACTGCTATCCAAAACATACAGAGAGCAAAACAAACACTGAGCGATAAATTATAACTATGAAAGTACTATTAATTTCACCACCTGCATTTAACACCATTCGGGGGGACTCGTCGGACATCTTTGAAGAGGAAAGCGGCATTTATCCTCCGTTAGGATTAATGTATGTAGTTGCTTATCTCAAAGTACATACTGACCATTCTGTAGAAATTCTGGATACTCAGGCAAATGGTTTGACTTACCCAGAGATAGAAAAGGAGATAAGGCGAATATTACCGGATATTGTTGGTATAACTACTCTCACATTTACCCTGATTGATGTCATTAACATAGCAAAAATGGTAAGAAGAATTGATAGCAATATCCACATCTGTTTGGGTGGACCTCATGTCTACATCTATCCCGATGAGACTATCCGATTTCCCTTTGTTGATTCCCTGGTTCTGGGGGAAGGTGAGATAGCATTTGCAGAACTGACTGACTCTTTGGCAAAACATATCCCCCTGGATAAGGTAAAAGGGATTGTGTTTAAAAATGGGGGAGAGATTATTCATACAGAATCCAGAGAATTTAACACAAATCTGGACTCCCTTCCTTTTCCAGAACGAGGGATGACCCCCTATAAGAGTTATAGTTCTGTTTTGTCTAAAGAGTCATTAATGACCACCATGATGACCAGCCGGGGCTGTCCATTTTCATGCATATACTGCCATAGACCCCATATGGGAAAGAAGTACAGGTACAGATCCGCTGTCAATGTTGTGAATGAGATGGAAGAGTGTGCAAATATGGGTATAAGGGGATTTATGATCTTTGATGATATATTTACTTTAAACAGAGACAGGGTATTTGATGTATGTAACGAGATTATTAACCGTAGATTGAATATAAGCTGGGACATAAGGTCGAGGGTAAATACTGTTGATTATGAGATGCTTAAACAGTTGAAAAAGGCAGGCTGCAAAAGGATATCCTATGGCATTGAAGCGGGTACAGACAAGGTACTGAAAGCATTAAAAAAAGGGACTACTTTGAAACAGGCAGAAGAAGCAATAAAGATGACAAAGAAGCTGGGGATAGCTACTTTAGCGGACTTTATGATCGGTTCTCCTGAAGAGGAGCGGGAGGACATAATCAAGACTATTGACTTTGCTCTGAGGCTTAAGCCCGACTTTGCACAGTTTACAATAACGACCCCTTACCCTGCTACTGAACTCTATAGATTGGGGTTAGAAGACGGATTAATAAAGGATGACTATTGGAAGGGATTTGCGGAAGAGCCTGACCGTGGTTTCGAGACCCCTGCCTGGGAAGAAAACCTTTCCAGGAAAGAACTATTTGGATTGCTACTGCTTGCTTACAAAAGATTTTATCTCCGCCCAGGTTATATTATGAAGAGTTTAATTAAGGTTCGGTCGTTCAAGGAACTCAAAAAAAAGATGAAAGCCGGGTTAAAAGTCTTTAAAATTTAGGAAGGGGACGGTTAACCGATGAGAGTAGTTTTAATAAATGCACCTTATTTAGATATATATGGTTCAATAAACGTTGGAAGGAATCATGGTTTTTCACTTGGACTGGGATATATAGCCTCAGTTCTCCGCGATGCTGGAAATGAGGTTTATCTGTTAGACCCTGAGCCGTTACAGATGGACCATAAAGACATAAAAAATTACCTCATCGAAAAAGACCCACAGCTCGTGGGCATATCCTGTGCTACCCCTAACTTTAAGGGCGCCTGTCAAATAGCACAGCTCATAAAAAGAGAGATGGGGATTGCTGTGGTTCTTGGAGGGGTACATGCTTCCGGAGTACCGATGGAGATAATGGAAAACTATCCGGAGTTTGATATTGTAGTCGTAGGAGAAGGGGAAAAGACAATGGTTGAACTGTCCCAGGAACTTGATAAACCTAAACCCCATTTAGAAAGTGTTCTTGGTATCGTATACAGGGATAATGGAACTGTAAAGAGAACTTTACCACGCCCTTTAATTGAAGACGTGGACAGTATACCCTTTCCTGCCCGGGATCTGGTAGACCTGTCTAGATATCGATCTCAGGTACACTTAGACCGGGGAAAGAGGTTTGCAACCATGCTTACAAGTCGTGGATGCCCGGCACGGTGTACCTACTGCGCCACCAAATTGACTATGGGAAGAGGCTTCCGTGCTCATAGCCCTGAATACGTAATATCAGAGATAGAGCACCTTATTACTGCATATGGCATAGAACATTTTGTGTTTGTAGATGACACCTTTACCATTAATAAGAAAAGAGTAGAAAAGATATGCAGGATGATAATAAAAAGGAATTATAACATTATCTGGTACTGTTTTGCCCGTGTAAATACAGTTTCAAGAGACTTGCTTCTGCTTATGAAAGAAGCCGGGTGTTTTAGCCTGCTATATGGAGTGGAGTCAGCTAACGATAAAATATTAAAAAATATCAAGAAAGGGGCAAATGCTGATCAGGCAAGAAATGCACTAAAGATCAGTAACGAACTTGGATTTAAGACCCTTGCTGCGTTTTTGATTGGCAGCCCTGGAGATACTAAAGAAACAGTCGAAGAAAACATCAAATTTGCTATAGAGTTAAATCCTGTGATAGCTTCATTTAATCGCATTACTCCATTTCCTGGAACTGAGCTATATGAAACCCATTACAAGCCCAGATACGGAAACGTTACAGTTTGGGACGATTTTTTCCCAAAAGGCATTAACCCGATACTTGTCTCAGAAAACCTGAGTAAATCAGATTTACAGAAGTTAACTGTAAAGGCATATCTCCGCTTTTACCTTCGCCCTAAACAGATAATACGGATCCTATTTAATCTTGGTTCCTTTTCTGAATTTATGGCATATGTTCGAGGGGCGTTTGGCTTGTTCAGGCGCATTTGGGAATGGAAACGAGCATAGAGGGGGAAAACTGAAAATTCAGAGGATAGGATAGGAAAAAAGACACCTATGGAGAAGGCATTGCTTATACATGTTGGACAAGAGGATTTTAGCTATACACTGGCCAGTAAACGGGATTACGCATTTAAGCGAGAGGTACAGATAGGGTTTGCTTATTTAGCCGCTGCCCTGGCACAGCATCAGGTTGATGTTGAGATACTCGACTTGACTCTCAACGACTGCACCTTTGATCATCTCATGGCTAAAGTAAATGAGGAATGCCCTGTTTTCATTGGTTTTTATGCTGCCACGACTATCAAAGAACGAGTAATAGATTTTGTTCGTTTCCTGGTAAAAAACTTGTCAGACAAAAAAATCCTCATTGGCGGCCCGGATATCTTTAATGTTGATGACTACCTGACCGCTGGTGCAGATGCCTTTTGCATAGGTGAAGGAGAGAGGACCATTATCGAACTGTTAGAATATTGCCGTGGACAGCGAGAGCTGGACAGCATAAAAGGTCTTGCTTACTGTCAAGATGGTCAGATTATTCACACTCCTCCCCGGAAGTTGATTGAAGACCTTAATGAACTGCCTATACCTGCATGGGATAAGTATGATTTGAACTGCTACTACGATTTCCATGTTTTTGATATGAAAACTCCCTATACCTCAATCATGGCTTCCCGGGGATGTCCTTTTAACTGTACTTACTGTGTTTCACATAAGATTTGGGGAAATAAGCTCCGTTATCGCTCTCCAGAGCATGTTATGAATGAAATAGACTATCTCGTCAAGGAAAAAGGTGTACGATATATCACTTTTCAAGATGACATCTGGGGATGGAACAATGACGAATGGGCGCGTAGTATTTGCTTGAGCCTTATAGACCGCAAGTATGATCTCAAGTGGCGTTGTATCCTCCATCCATTCAGTTTCAAGGGAAGCCGGAAAGATATTTTGCCCTTGATGCGACAGGCAGGCTGCACTTCTATTACTACCGGGCTTCAGTCTGCATCGGCAAGGATTCTCAAGAATATAAATCGCAGCCCCAAAGAACCCGAATCACTTGCTAACTTAATCGGGATTGCCAAGAGGTTAGGCATCAACAACAACACAGCTTTCATTTTTGGGCTGCCAGGCGATACAGAAGAAAGCATAGAAGAGTCAATCCGTTATGCGATTAAGGTTAGACCGACTTTTGCCGCTTTTTACACCCTTTCAGTACTACCAGGCTCTGCTATTTGGTCTATGGAACAACATGGACATTTTTCAAGATTGCCACCGGAATTCCTGGAACGAAAATGCAGGGAAGCAGCCAGGCGTTTTTACACTAATCCTCGTATCTTATGGCAGCTTTTCTGCTCAGTTATTCGCACAAATCCTAAATGGTTTCTAAAAGCCATGAACAGAATGAGCTACTTGACACAATTTGCAGGCCTTTCCAGACAGAGGTAGAAAGGATGGAAGGAATTGACAATAAAAGGGTTACTTCAAAACAAAGGCATAGTAAGGTTAATAGGTGCCCTTATATTTATTGTTATCCTTACCAGAATAGATTTTTCTAAAATCATAGAGGCATTTCTCATCACAAACCTTTTCTATTACTTGGGAGGGCTGGCATTAACATTACCGGTTGTTGGATTAAGTGCAATAAGGTGGCAAAAGATTCTGAGCATCCTGAACATAAAGTACAGCCTGAAAGACTGTTTTGCAGTTTATTCCATAGGGTTATATATAGGGTTACTAACCCCTGGGAAATTGGGAGATTTCATTAAAGTGCTCTATCTGGCTAAGGAAAAGTTCTCTGTCCGAAGGTCGCTTATAAGTGTAGCTGGAGATAAGGTTTTCGACTTTATTGCTCTACTGGTATTTGGGATAGCAGGTATGGCTGTTTTTTTTAAAGATTCCTTAAACTCATTATTCTATTTAACTTTATCAATGCTGATAGCTGGTATGGTTTTATATATCACCTGCTGCCGAAAGAGAGGCAGCACTCTATTGGCAAGGATAACCGATAGCCTGGTTCCAGAGAAGTACAAAGACAGTATTAAGGTAAACAATCTATTGGATGATCTTAGATTATTTAAAGGAAGAGATGCAATATGGCTCTCTGTATTAACCCTGACAAGATGGTCAATCTTTTTTATCCTTAGTTATATCCTGGTACTGTCCCTTGATATAGATATATCATTTTTAAATGCAACAATTAGCATAGCAGTAGCTTCTATAGCAGCAGTACTCCCTATATCAATTGCAGGTATCGGGACGAGAGATGCAGCTTTAATACTAATGTTTTCTGAACTGGGATTAAGCGCAGAAAAGGCTGTAGCCTTTTCTCTCCTTCATTTGTCTATATCCGTTCTAATGGTTATAATAGGATTTGTATTCTGGATGCAAAGACCTTTAAAGGCTGATTAGTCTACCCTGAAACGTGAAGAAGTATCTATTGGAGCAAATAAAACTGATGGACATCTTTGAGGCAATTCTGAAAAGAAGAAGCATCAGAAAGTACATGGACAAGGATATACCTGACGAGATTCTTGAAAAGATACTGGAGGCAGGTACATGGGCGCCTTCATCCTGCAACGAACAGTTGTGGAACTTTATTGTTGTTAAGAGTAAGGAGACAAGGGAAAGACTGGTGAGTGAAGCCGGTAGTTCCTCTCTGATACTAAAGGCACCGTTACTGGTGGTAAATACCTATCATAACCAGAACTTAAAAGAGGCTTATACCTCTATGGCAGTTGCCATACAAAACACCTTTCTGACAGCATTTGCTCTGGGTCTGGGTTCCCTGTGGCTGGATAGTATTGGTAAAGAACGGGTAGTTAAGGATATACTGGCTATTCCGGATGACCAGGTCATCGTCTGTTTCAGCCTTTTCGGTTACCCTAAAAAGACTATACTGAATCCTCCTCCAAGAAAACCGCTGGATAAGGTAGTACACAGAGAATCCTTTTTTCAAAAACAGCAAAACACCTTTTACCATGATCCAAATAAATGGACTATTGAAAGCATAAGGGAATACCAACGATTTTTCTGTCGAAAAACTGAATTGGGACATCCTGTAGATGTGGTAAACAGACATGAAAAAGCCTTTATTGAGAAGCTGTTAAGTGGTGTTTCAGATGCCATCTTAGATGTCTTCTCTTATGACGGTTCATTACTGAACCTCTTTCCTATGGAAGCCCAACTCTTTTCATTAAATCTGTCCGAACAGACGTCCATTTATACGAAGAATGCTACAGAACATGAAGTTGAACATTTGATATATGACGGTTCTATAGAACTTGAGAATGAGTCCATAGGCACTGCGACCTGTCTTTTCAAGCTGGAGCGTATCCCGACCGGAGATTACGGAAAACTGTTTAAAGAAATCAAACGGGTGCTAAGAGATGACGGCAGGTTTCTTATATTAACTAGAGAAAGCAGATCCCTTTACAACCTTTTTTACATGGTAATGAGCAAAATCTTCGGTGATAATGTGAAGAAGTCAGCCATATTCTCATTTTTTGGGCCTTACAAACCTCTTAACTCAAAAACTATCAAAACTGAATTGGAAAATAGCGGGTTCAAGGTTGTCGTTGAGAGGTTTTGTTTGTTCCCCCCAATTTTTGAGGATATTTTTCACCTGTTTTTACAATACAGGGCGTCTGGAGGGACAACTTTCTTACATGCAATGGGTAGGAAAAGCTTTTTTCTTACAATCTTGAGAAAGATATTCGATCTTCAAAAGGTTAGAAGATCCAGGTCCGGTTCGTTGGCTTTGATAACAGCGGGAAAAAATACAACGCAGTAAGTTACAGGTTTAATTATGACAGGTGTAAAAAACGAACATGATATATATGCAGAGACAGCCATAGGGCAGATCCCCCGCTTGCTCAGCATGATGGATCGCAAAGAATTTTCGCTCAACTATGGATGCCTTGATCGTCCATATTGGCAGTACAGAATGATAGACTTTCCAGGGGCATCCTTTCAGACCGCTGCCCTTTCTCTTGCCATGGCATATAAGAACAACTATCCACACAGCGTATACTTCAATAACCGAAGGGTAAAAAAATGGGCAATTGCCGCAATACAGTTTTTAGCAAAGATACAGAACGCAGACGGCAGCTTCAGTCATTTTTATCCAAACATCTGGAGTCTTGCTGTAGTGGCATTTCCTGTATATTCAGTCTCGGAGGCATATTTGCTGCTGGAGGATGAAATGGACAACAGAACCAAAGAAAGCCTGTACAGTATGTTCAAAAAGGCAGGAGACTGGATGGTCAGATGTGATGACATGGAGGTTACAAACCAGATGGCGGGGGCAGCCATGGCCCTTTATAACATCTATCTGATTACACAAGACAACAAGTATCTTGTTGATTCTCAAGCTAAAATTGACAGGATTCTTACTACTCAAACCCCGGACGGCTATTTCTATGAATATGGCGGTGGAGATATTGGTTACTCTACAGTTACTATTGACTACCTTGCCAAGTATTATCAAAAAACCGGGAAGGAATATCTGCTGGAACCTCTGGAGAGATTAATCGAGTACGTGAGTTACTTTTTCCATCCAAATTTTACCTCAGGTGGAGAGTATGCAAGCCGGAATAACGAATTTGTTATACCAGGCGGCTTTGAGATACTGGCAGACAGAATCCCATTGGCAGGAACGATCGGGGATTTTGTGTTGAATGGTTTGAAAGAGAAGGCAATAATAGACTCTGCTACCCTTGACGGCTTATACCTTTGTGTAAACAACCATTCCTATCTTGAAGCCTATGAAAACTATAAGCCCAGAAAGAAAACCGAACCCATCCCTCATTATCAGAAGGGAATCAGGTATTTCCCCTTTTCCAAGACCCTTGTTATAAACAACGATGCATTTTACTCTGTGGTAGGAGCCGGGAAAGGAGGAACAATCAGAATTTACACAAGAAATGGCAGCCAGTCAAGGTTGCTTTTAGACGACTGTGGACTTGTTGGAAGGCTCTCAAACAGCACGGTAGTAAGCAGCCAATGGCTGGACCCGGATTATAAAATAGACTATGATGAAAACAAAAGGCTCATATCCATAAAAGGGAACTTACACAGGATAAATCAGGCCAGCCTTACCTCATGTAAGCTGTTTCTGTCAAGGATTGTTCTCTCAGTAATCTCCAAACTTCCATCTGTTAGAAGGTTTATATATAAAAAACTGCGCCAGATACTTATAACAAAAAGCAGTTCCTTCCCTGTTGGATTTAAAAGGGATATACAGTTTTATGATGAAAAGATAATAATTGTTGATCATGTAATACGTGAAAAGAGTTTAAAATTTCTTTATCTTGACGCCCTTTCCAAATTCACAACCATGTACGGACAGTCAAAGGAATTCTTCCAGCCTCAAGAACTTTTCAGTTTGGAAGGCTTCCCCAGGGAAGATTTTACTAATCTTTTTAATAAGAGAGGAAATGCAGCTCTTTCACGAACAATTTATCCTAGGGAAGAGAAGATAGAATGGCATATCGTTAGCTAAGCGGTGAAAAAGAATGGACCATCTTGAACAATATCTGATACAAATACTATCTTTCTGGCTTCAGGCAGAAGAAAAAACACTGGAGGGAGTGGTTGCCCCATCAACTCTAACATTGATGAAAGAGTTGCTTTTGGAAAACAGGCTATCCTCTTTCCAAAAAGTCACCAGAAAGTTAGTATCTCCATTACTAAGAAGGACTCCCTCCAAGCTACGTTATTCTGTAACTACTATTTTAAAAGGGATTAGAAGCCTAAAAGGGATACGCTCCGAAGGCATCGGACAGTGCAGGCTGGTTCAGATAATAGAACAATTGAAGGGCAAAATGGGAATCAAAAGGTATATATGGGATGGGAAAAGTTCTGCCCTCTGTATGACGCATGACGTTGACTATTCGGCAGGCTACAGGAACCTTCTAAAAGTTGCAAGGCTGGATAATAGATATGGGATAGAATCTACATTCAATCTGCTGGTTTACGGAGACTATAGATTAGAAGAAAGCCTGCTTTCGGAAATAATAGATATGGGTCATAATATCGGGCTTCATGGATATGACCATGACATAGCCTTTGGATACAGGCAAAAGAGATATATAGAAAACAGACTGAGAACCGCAATGAAGGGGTTAAATGTAAATGTAAGTGGTTACAGAGCCCCGGCCTTTTGTTTTAGCAGAAACCTGATTGAAGTACTAAACGATCTTGGTTTTAAATATGATACCTCTTTACTCGTAACCAACGGTCCTTATCATGGCATAGAGGTCTGTTTCCCTTATCGTTATCCATTTTTAAGAATATGGGAAATTCCTTTGACCATAGACGATACCTTTCTCTTTAGAGACCGTAGACTCTCTGAAAAAGAAGCCCTGAGGGTTTCAAAACATGTAATCGCTGACGTAAACGCTGTAGGGGGTTTGACAGTAATCAATACTCATCCCAGCATTATCATCAGAAACCTAAATTTCTATGAAGAATTATTGGGTTACCTGAAAGAACAGGACAATATACAACTTGAATCCATGGAGTCTCTGGTTAACTATTTAGAGGAAAAGCAGCAAAACACGGTTAAACCTCTTATCCTGAAGACGGAAAATAATTGAAATCTGTTATGAAAATAAGGAAAGGCATTAGGATACCCATTCTTATTTTTTCCCTTATAGGGATAATTATCTCAATGTACTCACTCCAGCAAAGGATAGATCGTATTAAACTGGAAACGAGAACAATTGAAGACTTAAAGTACCTGCCGTCAGGGAAATTTATCAAACCAGCCGCACTTGGTTTCGATGAATTGTTAGCCGATTTACTCTGGATCAAGGCAGTAACCTATTTTGGGGGACATTACCTTACAGACAAGCAGTATAATTGGCTCTACCACATTCTGGATATTACCACAACTCTGGACCCCAGGTTTGAATATGCTTATGAATTTGGAGGGATAATACTCTCAATTGAAGCAAACCAGATAAAGGAGAGTGTTGCCTTACTCAAAAAGGGTATTGAAAACCATCCTAAAGAATGGAAACTGCCATTTCTTTTAGGCTTTATTCATTTTTACTATCTCAATGACTATAAACTTGCAGCTCACTACATAGAAAAGGCTTCACTGCTGCCCAACCGTCCTGACTTTTTACCTGGTTTAGCCGCAACCTTTTATACTAAAGCCCATACCCCTGAATTGGGCGTAGAGTTTCTAACCATGGTATATAACAGTACCAATGATGAACGGGTGAGAAAAAACATTGAAAAAAAGATAAGAGAGATTATAAGCGGTTCAAAGTAGTATTGGAACGTCCCTTTAAACAGCACACTTAAGTGCGCTGTTGTCGTTATGAATTGCTAGAAGGAGGAAAATGCTAATTGATAGTGGTTAAGACTCAAGGGCTGTCCAAGGAATTCAGGACAGGATTTACAATGAAGAAGGTAAGCGCACTTCATAACCTGAATCTGGAGGTCGAAGAGGGAGAAATCTTTGGATATATAGGACCTAATGGTGCCGGTAAAACAACCACCTTAAAGATACTTACAGGGCTTATATATCCCACTTCCGGAAATGCATGGGTACTCGGAAGAGACATCAGAGACGTAGCTATTAAGAAGGACATCGGTTTTCTTCCGGAAGGACCTTATTTCTATGATTATCTTACAGCAAAAGAGTTTCTATATTTTTATGGACAACTTTTTGGCATGAGAAATAGAGAGATAGAAAAAAATGTGGACGAACTCCTTGATCTGGTTGAGCTTAGGCATGTAAAGGATATCCAGCTTAGAAGATTTTCCAAGGGGATGCTACAGAGAATAGGCATTGCTCAGGCACTGATCAACAACCCAAAGCTTTTACTGCTTGATGAACCCATGTCAGGATTAGACCCTATTGGAAGAGCAAAGAT
This genomic interval carries:
- a CDS encoding glycosyltransferase family 2 protein → MYKDKKIGVVVPAYNEELMIKKALLSIPELVDIVIVVDDCSLDRTSELVEECQKTYGRIIFIQHDKNQGVGGTIVTGYKRAIEKGIDVVVVMAGDGQMDPHDLIRVIEPVANGEVDYAKGNRLFRGESWELIPHYRYIGNSFLSLLTKIASGYWHIADSQCGYTAVSLTALKRINLDSIYKRYGMPNDMLVKLNIHDFKVRDISVKPVYNQGEKSNIKLWRVIPTISWLLTKGFFRRIFEKYVIRDFHPLVFFYLFGILFFLVGSGLGIFTLIIDQLKLFEIGYGWMILGGMLFMSGIQLILFAMWFDMDNNKDLKG
- a CDS encoding tetratricopeptide repeat protein, translated to MEQVKLWYMPHNLYKIFFIIVIFWIFSWSINGIRFSYDSWSHLSIGRYIIDNLTIPKTFVFSYSLPQKEWIDYEWLFQVIFYQVFRIFSYKGALVFGALLITATFLLVCLHRSFRGKTSGKNFEDWYDLQDYLNKRVIIHFMVIMVAFLVIESRLTLRPHLFEYLFLASFLIILFKYNASKKSFIMLPLIQILWINIHGSAILGPSIILAYLTGKTIDNSIAADQEGRGWNNLGGLFMLFLLVSISTIVNPYTYKIFQVPYESVVFYLKNPDIQPLFAERQNIFVTSSFIEILPCIILLFVSGYSFLTLRKEQRLSDLLVYFLFVSLLLGGKRFMGEFVIASSFFSLENMKRYEDKKAAEKTGRALSKSPVTSVIKLLPSVLFFSLLFVPNIHSEWNMKSDRFPLPVKAEEFIEQTNLKGNLLNSLEIGGYLIWRTFPERQVFYCDAQGFSDLLPAFIRAHIDPSSLNALEQRYGFNYALVAIKDRFDKYLSEEKGWYLVYWDNSFLLYVKKDGINDGVIKKFGYNWIRPKPNLSYLDGYLKTPDRLSMVIKEFQRALIFNPDFKEGYSSLGYIYLKLGDLEPSLKNYLSLLSIDPQNISALTNIGVIKARQGRLKEAIEYWKKAIEIDSKNVTAIQNIQRAKQTLSDKL
- a CDS encoding radical SAM protein, coding for MKVLLISPPAFNTIRGDSSDIFEEESGIYPPLGLMYVVAYLKVHTDHSVEILDTQANGLTYPEIEKEIRRILPDIVGITTLTFTLIDVINIAKMVRRIDSNIHICLGGPHVYIYPDETIRFPFVDSLVLGEGEIAFAELTDSLAKHIPLDKVKGIVFKNGGEIIHTESREFNTNLDSLPFPERGMTPYKSYSSVLSKESLMTTMMTSRGCPFSCIYCHRPHMGKKYRYRSAVNVVNEMEECANMGIRGFMIFDDIFTLNRDRVFDVCNEIINRRLNISWDIRSRVNTVDYEMLKQLKKAGCKRISYGIEAGTDKVLKALKKGTTLKQAEEAIKMTKKLGIATLADFMIGSPEEEREDIIKTIDFALRLKPDFAQFTITTPYPATELYRLGLEDGLIKDDYWKGFAEEPDRGFETPAWEENLSRKELFGLLLLAYKRFYLRPGYIMKSLIKVRSFKELKKKMKAGLKVFKI
- a CDS encoding radical SAM protein yields the protein MRVVLINAPYLDIYGSINVGRNHGFSLGLGYIASVLRDAGNEVYLLDPEPLQMDHKDIKNYLIEKDPQLVGISCATPNFKGACQIAQLIKREMGIAVVLGGVHASGVPMEIMENYPEFDIVVVGEGEKTMVELSQELDKPKPHLESVLGIVYRDNGTVKRTLPRPLIEDVDSIPFPARDLVDLSRYRSQVHLDRGKRFATMLTSRGCPARCTYCATKLTMGRGFRAHSPEYVISEIEHLITAYGIEHFVFVDDTFTINKKRVEKICRMIIKRNYNIIWYCFARVNTVSRDLLLLMKEAGCFSLLYGVESANDKILKNIKKGANADQARNALKISNELGFKTLAAFLIGSPGDTKETVEENIKFAIELNPVIASFNRITPFPGTELYETHYKPRYGNVTVWDDFFPKGINPILVSENLSKSDLQKLTVKAYLRFYLRPKQIIRILFNLGSFSEFMAYVRGAFGLFRRIWEWKRA